A genomic stretch from Alosa sapidissima isolate fAloSap1 chromosome 3, fAloSap1.pri, whole genome shotgun sequence includes:
- the arf2a gene encoding ADP-ribosylation factor 2a, protein MGNVFAGLFKNLFGKKEMRILMVGLDAAGKTTILYKLKLGEIVTTIPTIGFNVETVEYKNISFTVWDVGGQDKIRPLWRHYFQNTQGLIFVVDSNDRERVNEAREELTRMLAEDELRDAVLLVFANKQDLPNAMNAAEITDKLGLHSLRHRNWYIQATCATSGDGLYEGLDWLSNQLKNAK, encoded by the exons ATGGGGAACGTTTTTGCAGGCCTGTTCAAGAACCTCTTTGGGAAGAAGGAGATGAGAATCCTCATGGTGGGTCTGGATGCTGCAGGAAAGACCACCATCCTCTACAAACTCAAGCTGGGAGAAATCGTCACTACCATCCCCACCATTG GCTTTAATGTAGAAACAGTGGAATACAAGAATATCAGCTTTACGGTGTGGGACGTGGGCGGTCAGGATAAGATCCGGCCCCTCTGGAGACACTACTTCCAGAACACACAGG GACTCATCTTTGTGGTGGACAGCAACGATAGGGAGCGAGTGAATGAGGCGAGGGAGGAGCTGACGCGCATGCTGGCGGAGGATGAGCTCAGAGACGCAGTGCTGCTTGTCTTCGCTAACAAACAG gaTCTGCCTAACGCTATGAACGCGGCGGAGATCACCGACAAGCTGGGCCTGCACTCCCTGCGCCACCGCAACTGGTACATCCAGGCCACCTGCGCCACCAGCGGAGACGGCCTCTACGAGGGCCTGGACTGGCTCTCCAACCAGCTCAAGAACGCCAAATGA